A stretch of the Uranotaenia lowii strain MFRU-FL chromosome 3, ASM2978415v1, whole genome shotgun sequence genome encodes the following:
- the LOC129757288 gene encoding uncharacterized protein LOC129757288 isoform X1 has translation MSDSEENPFIEALGSEALRELLQDTEKREMAEKLTENLKSLSGMFTTLSDSEKKMFATEFKGQFVKQLQALQNMVKEQKVVKANEQAQQSIPQFGSTDSFNEEVNLYIIISFGVLIVLFIVFFGYKLYLSLTEKERKREEKLKAKQAKKKK, from the exons ATGTCAGATTCAGAAGAAAACCCTTTCATAGAAGCTCTCGGGTCCGAAGCCCTGCGGGAACTCCTTCAGGACACCGAAAAGCGCGAGATGGCAGAAAAGttaactgaaaatttgaaatctctttccGGCATGTTCACCACGCTGTCGGATAGTGAAAAGAAAATGTTTGCCACCGAATTCAAAGGTCAATTCGTGAAACAACTTCAAGCACTTCAGAACATGGTCAAAGAACAGAAAGTGGTCAAAGCCAATGAACAAGCTCAGCAGTCGATTCCTCAGTTCGGAAGTACCGATTCCTTCAATGAAGAAGTTAACCTTTACATAATAATCAGTTTTGGGGTGCTTATTGTGCTTTTCATAG TATTTTTCGGATACAAACTTTACCTCTCATTGACTGAAAAAGAACGCAAACGGGAGGAGAAACTGAAGGCCAAACAGGCCAAAAAGAAGAAATGA